One stretch of Ailuropoda melanoleuca isolate Jingjing chromosome 20, ASM200744v2, whole genome shotgun sequence DNA includes these proteins:
- the NKX2-8 gene encoding homeobox protein Nkx-2.8: MATSGRLSFTVRSLLDLPEQDAQHLRRREPELRAPGPGPCATWLESERSHYPSSDESSPETSPPDSSQRSSTRPVSPGSDAEKRKKRRVLFSKAQTLELERRFRQQRYLSAPEREQLARLLRLTPTQVKIWFQNHRYKLKRARAPGTPGAAESPDLAAAAELRAAPGLLRRVVVPVLVRDGQPCGSGDLSTTSAQDKSGASPAAACPLPGYAAFGPCSALGLFPAYQHLAPPALVSWNW; encoded by the exons ATGGCCACCTCTGGACGCCTCAGCTTCACCGTGCGCAGCCTCCTGGATTTACCCGAGCAGGACGCACAGCACCTGCGGAGGCGGGAGCCGGAGCTACGCGCTCCCGGGCCCGGCCCCTGCGCCACCTGGTTGGAATCCGAGCGCAGCCACTACCCCT CCTCGGACGAGAGCAGCCCGGAGACCAGCCCGCCCGACTCGTCGCAGCGGTCGTCCACTCGGCCGGTGTCTCCCGGCTCAGACGCTGAAAAGAGGAAGAAGCGCCGGGTGCTGTTCTCCAAGGCTCAAACGCTGGAGTTGGAGCGACGCTTTCGGCAGCAGCGCTACCTGTCCGCGCCCGAGCGCGAGCAGTTGGCGCGCCTGCTTCGCCTCACGCCCACACAGGTCAAAATCTGGTTCCAGAACCATCGCTACAAGCTGAAGCGCGCGCGCGCACCCGGCACGCCGGGGGCGGCGGAGTCGCCTGACCTGGCAGCCGCTGCCGAGCTGCGCGCCGCACCGGGCCTGCTGCGCCGCGTGGTGGTCCCCGTGCTGGTGCGCGACGGGCAGCCTTGCGGCAGCGGCGACCTAAGCACGACCTCCGCCCAGGACAAGAGCGGCGCGTCCCCGGCCGCCGCCTGCCCTCTGCCAGGCTACGCCGCCTTTGGGCCTTGCTCGGCTCTCGGCCTCTTCCCCGCCTACCAGCACTTAGCGCCCCCAGCCCTGGTCTCTTGGAACTGGTGA